A stretch of Dioscorea cayenensis subsp. rotundata cultivar TDr96_F1 unplaced genomic scaffold, TDr96_F1_v2_PseudoChromosome.rev07_lg8_w22 25.fasta BLBR01000329.1, whole genome shotgun sequence DNA encodes these proteins:
- the LOC120254065 gene encoding uncharacterized protein LOC120254065 translates to MALGLPFPCLSRLLYQPPLIFRPISTCSNPISSLSSKNLSFFHCSSCSSTNSFQTSRATSSGGEGLMTDDSGSSLLNEELLRRVSSAKDADQVLDIVAEANSNVRSGVISASDCFSIIAAALERKNVELALLVFSAMRSVFAAGIREEDSAVGLWTWARPDVQTYALLVRGLAACLRVPDAIKIIKYVTNVGVPSEEEVLFGKIVRCPTCIVAIAVAQPQHGIQVVSCSKCRYQYELVSGDIVSIVSEEISTDFSVWRKALRFFQIIKGDAPAALHSIVVRTPSGIARTHKFATKTVELPAQEGERVTISSAAPSYVYQEIGPLRVSAKAPGFSPGEPMCLTNHTTGQVSPLLRAPDKDGNSFLLNPSQFFSLLLLLLATGDAASGIIDPSLPRLISIAAVASVAVGTTIDNYLLINLVQLPQRSVEVVALKQQLLSQYDSLQSRIKDLQEAAEKEVWMLARMCQLENKILAVGEVSYSARRARVKRVRESLENSLLSRIELIESYAKISSMIEIELEMDSDVPVAEAVRNAKSIVEQIEQITEIENLKEGWRIQAEANDEVERLLSSQPGMTEQEETHGHASVSKHL, encoded by the exons ATGGCTCTCGGCTTGCCCTTTCCTTGCCTCTCTCGTCTGCTCTATCAACCACCTCTCATCTTCAGACCAATCTCTACTTGCTCTAATCCCATCTCCTCCCTATCCTCGAAGAATCTCAGTTTCTTCCACTGTTCCAGCTGTTCCAGCACTAATAGCTTCCAAACATCAAGAGCTACATCCAGTGGGGGAGAAGGCTTGATGACAGATGATTCGGGGTCCAGCTTGTTGAATGAGGAGCTGTTGAGGAGGGTGtcaagtgcaaaggatgctgaCCAAGTGCTGGACATTGTTGCAGAGGCAAACAGCAATGTTAGATCGGGAGTTATTAGTGCTTCTGATTGCTTTTCAATCATAGCAGCCGCTCTTGAGCGAAAAAATGTAGAGCTTGCGCTATTGGTGTTCTCTGCTATGCGTTCTGTTTTTGCTGCTG GTATCAGAGAAGAGGATTCTGCTGTTGGACTGTGGACATGGGCTAGGCCGGATGTTCAGACTTATGCATTGCTAGTTCGAGGGCTAGCTGCTTGTTTGCGAGTACCGGATGCAATTAAGATAATTAAGTATGTTACTAATGTGGGAGTTCCTTCTGAGGAGGAG GTGCTGTTTGGGAAGATTGTGCGATGCCCAACTTGTATAGTAGCAATCGCCGTTGCACAACCTCAACATGGCATCCAA GTTGTATCTTGTTCTAAATGTCGCTATCAGTATGAGCTTGTGTCAGGAGATATTGTTAGCATTGTTTCAGAAGAAATCAG CACGGATTTTTCTGTATGGAGAAAAGCTTTGAGGTTCTTCCAAATAATTAAAGGGGATGCCCCGGCTGCTCTTCATTCAATTGTG GTTCGTACTCCTTCTGGAATAGCTCGAACACACAAATTTGCCACCAAAACTGTGGAGCTTCCTGCCCAAGAAGGGGAAAGAGTGACCATTTCATCAGCAGCTCCATCGTATGTTTATCAGGAGATTGGGCCACTCAGAGTGAGTGCAAAAGCTCCTGGTTTCAGCCCAGGGGAGCCTATGTGTCTAACAAACCATACAACAGGGCAGGTTTCACCATTGCTAAGAGCCCCTGACAAAGATGGAAATTCCTTTTTACTCAATCCCAGTCAATTCTTTTCCCTACTCTTGCTTTTGCTGGCTACTGGAGACGCTGCATCTGGAATCATTGACCCCAGCCTCCCGCGACTTATATCAATCGCTGCTGTTGCATCAGTTGCTGTAGGAACTACAATAGA taattatttacttattaatttGGTTCAGCTACCCCAGAGATCAGTGGAGGTTGTTGCTCTTAAGCAACAGCTTTTATCTCAATATGATTCACTGCAGTCACGGATTAAGGACCTCCAAGAAGCTGCTGAAAAGGAG GTATGGATGTTGGCTCGCATGTGCCAGCTAGAGAACAAAATCTTAGCTGTTGGGGAGGTGTCCTACAG TGCTCGAAGAGCAAGGGTCAAAAGGGTACGTGAAAGTTTAGAGAACTCCCTTTTGTCGAGGATTGAGTTGATTGAAAGTTATGCAAAA ATATCTTCGATGATTGAAATTGAATTGGAAATGGACTCTGATGTTCCTGTGGCCGAAGCAGTGAGAAATGCA AAAAGCATTGTAGAACAGATTGAGCAAATTACGGAAATAGAAAACCTTAAAGAG GGATGGCGTATTCAAGCTGAAGCAAATGATGAAGTAGAAAGGCTTCTCAGTTCTCAACCAGGGATGACTGAACAAGAGGAAACACATGGCCATGCCAGTGTGAGCAAGCACCTTTGA
- the LOC120254063 gene encoding subtilisin-like protease, which yields MSPPFHVLLLFIIIFFFSSSSIINCVIHDHDDLLLSIADNRTFFQIYIIHVDPPNDNVELLGEEEQQKWYESFLPNTTLDSGEPRLLYLYRHVISGFAAKLTLAELHEMERMPGFLLALEDKKNTLGTTHAPDFLGLNQWNSLWQSSNEGEGVIIGIADSGIRHTHVSFKDDGTMPDPPLKWRGCCQYVTPNCDPWSPSKCNNKLIGARAMGSIGSPDDETGHGTHVASTAGGSRVYNAGVLGQAKGVAVGIAPRAHLAMYRICTANKNHEDECTDRDILGGIDQAITDGVDVLSLSIDTPKDYIQDTVVKSTFAGVEKGILASACAGNGGMFPSRLANDVPWILTVGASSMDRVVKATVKLGNGMELEGQSAYQPSSFSSSTMLELIYPGEIIKNDFNKACKSAALNFFDLKGKIVVCETWVTNDVAKSEAVKKYGGAAMILLSQSWDGFTTFSEAHVIPTAHLNHVDSLKVVSYFRTEANPTATIIFGGTKEGVRRSPAVGSFSSRGPSLRNGGILKPDIIGPGVDILAAWNKQVGPDPSGSDDSAFNFAHGCSMATPMLAGIIALLKSTHPDWSPAMIKSAIMTTAHTTDRTGQPIADEKSNTYDKASFFAMGAGHVDPTRANDPGLVYNTTPEDYIGYLCSLKQLSEFSIGIIIRRRNFHCADYVKIEPEQLNYPSISVSMNNALLKKITRTVINVGESNSVYKVEVDDPEGVSLKVDPESLTFSQMYEEKSFIVSFNAKIPHPFKGEYSEGQLVWKSTGLKEYAVRSPISVQF from the coding sequence ATGTCTCCTCCTTTCCATGTATTGCtattattcatcatcatcttcttcttctcttcctcttccatTATTAATTGTGTCATTCATGATCATGATGACCTCCTCCTTTCAATAGCTGACAATCGAACTTTTTTCCAAATCTACATTATTCATGTTGATCCGCCGAATGACAATGTGGAGCTTCTTGGTGAAGAGGAGCAACAAAAGTGGTATGAGTCATTTTTGCCGAACACTACTCTCGACTCCGGTGAGCCAAGGCTCCTTTATTTGTACCGCCACGTTATTAGCGGCTTTGCAGCAAAACTGACTTTGGCAGAATTACATGAGATGGAAAGAATGCCCGGGTTTCTACTAGCTCTTGAAGATAAAAAGAATACTCTTGGCACCACTCATGCGCCTGACTTTCTTGGCTTAAATCAATGGAACAGTCTTTGGCAGAGTTCAAATGAAGGTGAAGGTGTTATTATTGGTATTGCTGATAGTGGTATTCGCCATACTCATGTGTCTTTCAAAGATGATGGCACAATGCCAGACCCGCCGTTGAAATGGCGGGGTTGTTGTCAATATGTGACGCCTAATTGTGACCCTTGGTCTCCTTCCAAATGTAACAACAAGCTCATCGGAGCAAGAGCAATGGGTTCAATTGGATCACCTGATGATGAAACTGGACATGGTACACATGTGGCTAGTACAGCGGGAGGGAGCCGTGTATACAACGCCGGTGTGCTCGGACAAGCGAAAGGCGTAGCAGTAGGTATCGCACCGAGAGCTCACTTGGCAATGTACAGGATATGTACAGCCAACAAAAACCATGAAGATGAGTGCACAGATAGGGACATACTGGGTGGTATAGACCAAGCAATCACTGATGGAGTTGATGTGCTATCGTTGTCAATAGACACACCGAAAGATTATATCCAAGATACTGTCGTCAAAAGCACATTTGCAGGGGTTGAGAAAGGAATACTAGCTAGTGCTTGTGCCGGAAATGGCGGGATGTTTCCATCTAGGCTAGCTAATGACGTGCCGTGGATTTTAACTGTAGGTGCTAGTTCCATGGATAGAGTTGTCAAGGCGACCGTGAAGCTTGGTAATGGGATGGAACTTGAGGGCCAATCGGCATACCAACCGAGctctttttcatcttcaacaatGTTGGAGTTGATTTACCCAGGAGAGATCATTAAGAATGATTTTAATAAGGCATGCAAATCAGCAGCACTAAATTTTTTCGATTTGAAAGGAAAGATAGTTGTGTGTGAAACTTGGGTAACTAATGATGTTGCTAAAAGTGAAGCTGTCAAGAAGTACGGTGGTGCGGCCATGATTCTTCTGAGTCAATCATGGGACGGATTCACTACATTCTCGGAAGCTCATGTGATTCCCACAGCACATCTCAACCATGTCGATTCTTTGAAGGTTGTCAGCTATTTTCGAACTGAAGCTAATCCAACAGCAACTATTATATTCGGTGGCACAAAAGAAGGTGTGCGTCGCTCGCCTGCAGttggttccttctcttctagAGGACCGAGTTTGCGAAACGGTGGCATATTAAAGCCAGATATCATTGGCCCTGGTGTAGACATCCTCGCAGCTTGGAACAAACAAGTCGGCCCTGATCCATCTGGTTCTGATGATTCTGCTTTCAACTTTGCTCATGGATGTTCAATGGCGACACCAATGCTGGCCGGAATCATAGCACTGCTCAAAAGTACTCATCCTGACTGGTCTCCGGCTATGATCAAGTCAGCAATCATGACAACAGCTCATACGACAGACCGCACCGGGCAGCCCATCGCCGATGAGAAATCAAACACATATGACAAAGCAAGCTTTTTCGCTATGGGAGCAGGGCATGTCGACCCGACAAGAGCTAATGATCCAGGCCTTGTTTACAATACTACACCAGAAGATTACATTGGCTATCTTTGTTCGTTGAAGCAACTATCCGAATTTTCTATCGGCATAATTATTCGACGGCGAAATTTCCACTGTGCTGACTATGTGAAAATAGAGCCTGAGCAACTGAACTATCCCTCCATCTCAGTATCCATGAATAATGCATTACTGAAGAAGATAACAAGGACTGTGATAAATGTTGGGGAATCAAACTCAGTGTACAAAGTGGAGGTTGATGACCCAGAAGGAGTGAGTTTGAAGGTTGATCCTGAGAGCCTTACTTTCTCACAGATGTATGAAGAGAAAAGCTTCATTGTGAGTTTCAATGCCAAGATTCCTCATCCATTTAAGGGAGAGTATTCAGAAGGGCAATTAGTGTGGAAATCAACTGGCCTTAAGGAGTATGCTGTGAGGAGTCCCATATCTGTCCAATTTTGA